The genomic window CCAGTCGGGGTTCGAGCCGACGCCGACGGCGAAGAGCGCCTCGTCGAACGCGAGCTCGTGCAGGGTGTCGTCGGGAGTGGCATCCGCCGGCAGACCCTGGGGAGGCACCTTCGCGACGGCCACGCGGGGAAGGCCGTCGCGCCGGTACTCGAGCGCGACGAAGTCGCGGAAGGCGTCGACGCCCTCGATGCGCATGTGCTCGCTGTGCGGCAGCAGCATCCGCCGCGGACCCTGCGGGTCGGATGCCGCGACCGAGACGAGCTCGAAGTTCACGGCCCCGTCGTTGTGCACGATGAGGAGCCGGTCCTTGCCCCCGGCGACGACGTGCTCGACGTCGTACTCGACGCCGTCCTTGCGCGGCCAGACGACGGCGAACTCGCCGGTCGGGTCGTCGGCGTCGAGCAGCCGGGTCTCGCTCGTGATGTTCGAACCGGCCTCGAGCAGCAGGAACCGGCGGCTGCGCGTCAGCCCGACACCCAGCCAGAACCGCTCGTCGGGCTCGGTGAAGACCTGCACGTCACCGGATGCCTCGGTGCCGACCTCGTGGCGCCACACGGTGTCGGGCCGCCAGGAATCATCGACCGTCGTGTAGAACACGTACCGGCCGCTCGGGTCGAAGATCGCGCCGGACGACGTGTCATCGATCTCGTCGGCGAACTCGCGCCCGCTGCCGTCGATCGCCCGGATGCGCAGGGTGTACCGCTCGTCGCCCTCCACGTCGACGCCGACGAGCAGCAGCGAGCCGTCGCCCGACACGTCGAAGCTGCCGAGCGAGAAGAACTCGTGGCCCTCGGCCTCGACGTTCTCGTCGAGCAGCACCTGCTCGCCGGGCAGCGGTTCGGCCGAGGCATCCGGAGCCGGCGGTTCCCAGTCGTCCGGGCCCGCGACCGGCACCCGGCAGTGGATGCCGTACTGCTGGCCCTCCTGCGTGCGCGTGAAGTACCACCAATCGCCCTCGCGGGTCGGAACCGAGAGGTCGGTCTCCTTCGTGCGGGCCTTGATCTCCTCGAAGACCTGCTCGGTGAGCAGCGACAGGTGCTCGGTTCGCGCGTTCGTGTACGCGTTCTCGGCGTGCAGGTGCGCGAGCACCTCGGGATCGTCCTTGTCGCGCAGCCACTCGTACTCGTCGGTCACCACGTCGCCGTGGTGCTCCCTCGTCGTCGGAACCTGCTTCGGCGTAGGCGGAGTCAGCACCCCTCCACGCTACGCCCCCGGCGCCCGCCTCACTCGATCGCGTCGTCGGTGCGGGGACGGGCCGTGGTTCCGCCGTGCTCGGGAATCAGCTTGAAGTCCGTGAGCAGTTCGCCGACCTCGGTCCCGTCGAGCCGCCGGTACAGCCGCTCGCGCAGGAACTTCGGACCGGGGAGGTCGACCGCGGCTCCGTCGCGGAGGCGGCTCGTCGCCTTCAGCAGCGCGCGCACGTCGTACGTCGACCCGAACACCTCGGGCACGCCGCGGTCGATGCCGAGGAGTCGATAGGCGGCCTCCATGCCCGTGCGCACCGAGTACTCGGTCGTGAAGATGCAGTCGCGCGTGGTCTCGGCGAACTGGCCGATGAACGCGAAGTTGACCGCGCCCTCGGGCACGACGTCGGGTCGGTCGCCGGCCTTGCGGGGCATGAAGAACGACGTGACGTACGGCATCATCACGGGCACGCACGTCGCGGCGTTCGCCGCGAGGTCGTCGATCTGGTCGGCCGGCACGCCCAGGTGGTAGAGCCACTCGCGGGTGATCTCCTCGCCCGTCGACTCCTGCAGCGTCTTGCCGGTGTAGTCGCCGGGCACGTCGACGAACAGGCCGTACACCCACACCACGATCTGGTCCTTCGGCTGCTGCTTGAAGTGCGGCTGCCGGTTGACGGTCCAGCTCATGAGCCAGGCCGAGTCCCTCGCGGTGACGATGCCGCCCGTCACGACGCGACCGCTGAACGGGTCGCGCTTCGCGATGCGCTCGATGTACTCGGGGATCCTGGCGTCGAGCGTCGTGACCGTCGCCGACTCCCACTTGGACTTCTCGATGTCGCCGCAGAACACGTCGGGCCGGCCGAACGTCGGATGCTTCGCCGCGAGGTTCTGCCAGAGCGCCCAACCGGCGGCGGGCGACGTGTCGAGCTTCGCCGGCGTGTGCTGGTCGCCCTCGTCGGAGTTCTCGGTGAGCCCGCCGATGGTCGCGAGCACGAGGTCGTCGACGCCGAGGTCGACGCCGTCCGGCCGGCCGCCCTCCGTCCACGAGATGCGGGTCGCGCGCGCCTCGTCGCCGTCGAACGCGAAGTCGATGTCGGTCACCTGGGTGTCGAACCGGAACTCGACGCCCTGGTCGAGCAGCCAACGGTACAGCGGCAGCACGAGCGACTCGTACTGGTTGTACTTCGTGAACTTCAGCGCCGACAGGTCGGGCAGGCCGCCGATGTGGTGGATGAACCGGTGCAGGTACAGCTTCATCTCGAGGGCCGAGTGCCATTCCTCGAACGCGAACATGGTGCGCCAGTACAGCCAGAAGTTGCTGTCGAGGAAGTCGGTCGAGAAGACCTCGTCGATCCGCTTGTCCTCCATCTCCTCGCGGGTGGCGAGGAAGACCTTGACGATGTCCTTCTGGGCGGCGTCGTTCAGGCCGAACAGGTTGTCAGTGCGAGCATCCTGCCCCTGGTGCTCGGTGACCCGGCAGAGCGAGAAGTTCGGGTCGTCCTTGTTGAGCCAGTAGAACTCGTCGAGCACGCTCGCGTCCTCGACCTCGAGGGAGGGGATCGAGCGGAACAGGTCCCACAGGCACTCCATGTGGTCCTCCATCTCGCGGCCGCCGCGGATGACGAACCCCTTCGCGGGGCGCTTGATGCCATCGAGCGCGCCACCGGGCAGCGGCAGCCGTTCGAGGATCGTGATGCGGTCGCCCGACATCCGCCCGTCGCGGATCATGAACGCCGCCGACGACATCGAGGCGAGCCCCGCCCCGACGAACCACGCCGACTTCGCGTCGACCCCCTCGGGCTTGCGCGGTCGGGCGAACGCCTCGTAGTTGCCGGTGCTGTAGTACATCGAACCCCCCGTTCGTGCGGTGGCGCCCCCCCGGCACCGCCCGCAGGACGAGACTATGCGGCGCACCCCGCCGCAACGCACGGTCTGGAGGGGATGCTCAGCTTCCGGCGCTCAGTCACCGCTCAATCGTCGTCGGGGCCGCTCTGCTCGACCTCCTCGACGAGCCACCGGTCGCCGCCCTGGTGCAGCATCACGCCGCGCACGCGCTCGCCGTCGCGCACGGCCTGGAATCCGATCGGCGGCAGGTCTCCGCCCGCCCCAGAGCCGTCGATGCCGACCGGCGAGGTGCCCGCCCCGAACATCGGCGACTCGTAGCCGAGCGACTCGAGTGCACGCGTGCGCTGCTCGGCGTCCCAGATGCCCGAGAGCGACCATGCCATCGCGCCGCACGCGAGCGCCCCGATGATGAAGACGACGTAGCCGCCCTCGCGCATGGGCTTCCACTTCTTGCGGGTGCCCACGATCGACATCGCGATGCCGGCGACCAGCAGCAGCGCCGGGATCACGAGCGGCCACGGCTCCCACGGTTCGAGGGTGACGGTCGCGTCCACGTCAGCCGCCGTCCTCCACGACCTGCCACTGCCCGTCGCCGAGCGGCACGATCTGCCCGGTGACCTCCTCGCCGTCGAGGGTCGCGCGGAAGTCGATCGCGCCGGGCGTGCCGCCGACGATGCCCTCGCCCCCCGAGAACGTCGGATCCTCGTACCCCAGCCCGACGAGCGCGTCGCGCCGCTGCCCCTGGTCCCACGTGCCCGACAGGAACCCGAGCAGCGCGACGGCCGACAGCCCGCCGCCGACCACGAGCACGTACCCGATCTCCCGCAGCCACCGGATGCCCCGCCCCGCGATCGCGAACACCGCCCCGAGCACGACGGCTGCGGCCGAGAAGAGCAACGGCCACGGATGCCACGGTTCGAGGTACACGGTCTCCATCAGCCGAATGGTCTCAGCCGACGCCGACCCTCGTCCAGTCGAGGTTGATCGGATCGCCGATGTAGACCGCCTCGCCGAAGTCGTGGATCTGCGGGTTCATGCGCAGCAGTTGCTGCTGCGGCAGGTCGAATCGCTGGGCGATGTCGAAGAAGCTGTCGCCCTGCACCACGATGTACAGCGCGGGGGTGCCACTGCCGTCGACTTGGACGGTTCCCATGGCGCCCGGGATCGGGCCGTTGTCGTACGCGGGCCCGGGCTCGTAGACCGGCGCCGGGTCGTTGGGCACGGGGTCCGGGGCGGGTGCCAGCTCGGGCGCGGGCGCCGGTTCGGCGACCGGCGTCGGCGTCGGAGTGGGCGTCGGCGTCGGAGTCGCCGTCACGGTGACCATCACGGTCTCGGCCGGTGGGGCCTCGGCGGGGAAGCATCCGGTGAGCGCGAACGCGAGCACGACGGTGATGCCGGCCGCCGCCGCGCCTCGTCTCCCCAGCTCCATCGCTTCCTCCGTCCGCAGGGCGTCGATCGCCAGCCTAGGCCGCTGCCCGGGCGCGTGGGTCAGTGCAGACCATGATGTGGAAATCGGATTCCCGACAGCTCGCTGCGCAGTGCCGGTTTCAGGAGATCGGAGGCTGCTCAGGACCGGATCCGCGATTTCGTCCTGACCTGCCTCCGATCTCCTGAAGCGGGACTCTCCTGAAGGGGGCGGCCGCAGCGTCAGCCGTCGAGCACGGCCGCACGGATCCGGCGCAGCGCCCCGTCGAGCGCCGTGTCGGAGACGCCCGCGTACCCGATCACGAACCCCGCCGGTCCGGCGAGGGCGCCCTCGACCGCGTACATCGAGAGCGGCGCGACCACCACGCCCTCGGCGCGCAGGCGGTCGACGACCCGGGCGGATGCCTCGGCGCTCGGCAGCGTCACCACGGCGTGCAGACCGCCCTCGAGGGCCGTGAGCTCGGCGCCGGGGCATCCGTCGAGCCGTTGGATCACGAGCCGTCGACGGTGCGCGTACTCGCGTCGGGTCGCGGCGATGTGCCGTCGGAGCGCGCCCGTCTCGAGCAGGTGGGCCATGGCGTGCTGCACGGGGCCGGGGACGGGCGGCAGTTCGTCGCGACGGATCGCCGCGACGGCATCGCGGAACCGGCGACCGGATGCCCCGGTCGCATGCTCGTTCGGCAGCACCAGGTAGCCGAGCCGGAGCGACGGCGTGAGCACCTTCGAGAAGCTGCCGATGAGCGCCACCCGACCGCCGCGGTCGAGCGACGCGAGGGCCGGCAGCGGTGCGCCGGTGTGCCGGAACTCGCTGTCGTAGTCGTCCTCGATCACGAGCCAGCCGTTCCGGTCGGCGAGGTCGAGCAGTGCGAGTCGGTCGGCGACGGGCAGGCGCCCGCCGAGCGGGTACTGGTGGCTCGGGGTGACGACCACGGCGTCGAGGCCACCGGCGGTGTCACTCCCGCCGCCGGTGTCGGCGGCGGCCGGGTCATCGTCGGCGAGGTCGGCGAGTGCGTCCACGTCGATGCCGTCGCGTAGCACCGGGATCGCGCGGAGCACCGCTCCTCGCCGGGCGAGCGTGCGCCGAGCGGTCGGGTACCCGGGGTGCTCGACGGCGACGTGCGGCGGGCGGCCGAGCGATTCGGTGAGTGCCATCGCGACGAGCGCGGTCGCCTCGCCGGTGCCTGCGGTGACGACGATGTCGTCGGGCGAACAGGCGACGCCGCGGGCGTACCGCAGGTGGTCGGCGATCGCGCGCTGCAGCTCGGGGAGGCCGAACCGGGGCGGGGAATCGGCCGAGACCGGGGCCGATCCGGCCGCTCGCCAGGCTGCGCGCCAGACGCGCTCGTCGAGCCGGGCCAGCGACGGGACGCCGGGGGAGAGGTCGATCACGACCGGGTCGACGGAATACGGCCGCTCGTCGGCGTCCAGCGGTTCGGTGTCGAGTGGCCCGGTGTTCCGCGACCTCGGGTCGGACGGCGCCGAGCCCGGCGCGTGCGCGTCGGCCGGGTGGCGTTCGAGTTCGGCCACCCGGGTCGGCGCGCCCTGGCGGGTCGACAGGTACCCCTCTCCGGCGAGCTGGTCGTACGCCTGCACGACCGAGCTGCGGGCGACGCCCAGCTCGGTCGCGAGCACGCGGGTGGACGGCATCACGTCGCCGGCGCGCAGTGCGCCCGACAGGATGCCCCGGCGGAGCCCGTCGACGAGCTGGACGCCGATGGGCGTGGAGTCGTCGCGGTCCACGACGAGCAGGGGTCCGTCCATGTGCAGGCTCCAACTGGTCTGGCTGATCTTGGAATGACTGGACTGTATCGCATACCAGTTGCGTCCGAAACTGGACCCATGACCCACGCCGTACCCGTTGCGCCATCCGTCGCTCCGCCCGCCCGCCGCATTCGCCGCCTCGCCGACCGGCAGGTCGTCGACCGCACCGAACTCGACCGCCTTCTCGACGGGCAGCTCATCGGTCACCTCGCCGCGGTGCACCACGGCGAGCCGGTCGTCGTGCCCATGGCGTACGCGCGCGTCGGCGACGACCTGCTGCTCCACGGTTCGACCGGAGGCGGATTCGCCCTACGCGCAGCCGACGAACGGCAGACCGTCGCGTTCGCCGTGACCGCGCTCGACGGCGTCGTGGTGGCCCGCTCGCTCTTCGACCACTCGATGAACTACCGCAGCGCGATCGTGTACGGCGTGCTCGAACCGGTCGCCGACGAGCCGGCCGCCCTCGACGCCCTGTCGGATCGGCTGCTCCCGGGCCGCGTCGCCGAGCTGCGCGCCAGCACACGCAAGGAGGTCGCCGCCACCCGGGTGCTCCGCCTGCCGATCGTCGACGTCGTGATGAAGGCACGGGCCGGCGGGCCGTCCGAGGCGGCCGATGACGGTGAGGACCACGCGCAGTGGGCCGGAGTCGTGCCGCACGCTCCCAGTTGGGGGGAACCGATCGCCTCAGGGCTCACGCCTCCGGGCACGCCCCTACCGGATTCGGTGGCAGCGCTGGCGACCGACTCCCGCCCCGCGTGAAGGCTTGCCCCTTGGAAATCGGACCGGAGCCGGGAAAGGAGGTGTCCCATGTCCATGCTCATCATCCTGGTCGCGGCGGCGGTCGTCACCGCGGTCGCGGGCACCGTCGTGCAGCTCACGCGCGACGGCTACCGCCGTACGCCCACCCGCGCGATCTGAGGCATCCGTCGCCCGGAATAGGGCGATCGCCCGATGAGGCGGGGGTACCTCAGAGACGAGAGTCGAAGCATCCAGAAGGAGGATCACCATGCACCACGCAGCCGACTTCACCGTCCTGCACCAGTACGACAGCGACCGCCTGGCCGGCGAGCTCGAGCTCGACGCCCGCCGTCTGGCCGACGAGGATGCCGCGATCGACGGCGGTCCGTCGTCGCGGTCGCGCCGGCTCGCCTGGCCGGGCCGCTCGCGGCGTGCGGTCGTGCGCACCGCGCGGCTCGCATGACGCGGCGGAGCACGGCGACCGCCGCCGGCCCCATCCGCCCACGCCGCTTCGGACGGGACGGTTCGTCTCACGCAGGATCATCGGATGCCTCGGTCCCGCGCGAAACGAACCGTCCCGTTTCGGCCTGATTTCGTGGACGTGCTGCCGGAGCCGGTCGTGCCGGGCATCGATGTCGGTCGTGCGTGGCACGATGGCATGGTGACGACGTCGATGTCGAGCCCCGAGATGGTGGGCCGGCAGGCCGATCTGTCCTGGCTCGAGGGCCTGCTCGAAGAGGCGCGCGAGGGCGCGCCTCGCACGGTCGTGCTCGGAGGCGAGGCCGGCATCGGCAAGACCCGCCTGCTGCGCGAGTTCGCGACCGGGTTGGCGACCGACGTCCGCGTGCTCTTCGGGCAGTGCGTCGACCTCGGCGAGGTGGCGGCGCCCTACGCCCCCGTCAAGGCCGCCCTCCGCGGTCTCGTCGCCGAACTCGGCCCCGAGGCGGTGCTCGAGGCCGTCGGGCCTGGGCGGGCGTCGATCCTGGCCCTGCTCCCCGAATTGCATGCCGTCGCGCCCGAGGCGCCTGCGCTGCCCGCCGGAGCCGCGGGAACGGGCCAGCTGCACGAGGCGATCGCGGTGCTGCTCGAGACGCTGTCGCGCGACCAGGTCATCGTGCTCGTCATCGAGGACCTGCACTGGATCGACATGGCGTCGCTGTCGCTCCTGCGATTCCTGATGCGCGCGCTCACCTCGAGCCGGGTGCTGATCGTGCTGACGTACCGCACCGAGGACATCGGGCGCGGCCATCCGGTGCGTGGATTCCTCTCCGAGATCGAGCGCGACCGCTGGGTCGAGCGTCGCGAGCTCTCCCGGCTGACGAAGGCGCAGGTGCGCAAGCTCGCGCGCCGGCTCATCGCCGAGTCGCCGACCGACCATGCGCTCGACACCATCTACCGCCGCAGCGAGGGCGTCCCCTTCTTCATCGAGGAGCTCGTCGGCATCGACGGATGCCGCGACGGCAGCATGCCCGACACCCTTCGCGACCTCCTCCTCGCGCGGTACGAGCGACTGTCGGAGCCGACCCAGCAGGTGCTGCGCCTCATCTCGACCGGGGGCGTGCGCATCTCGCACGACCTCCTCGATCGCGTGCACCACGGAGACGCCGACGAGTTGGAGCGCGCGGCGCGCGAGGCGGTGCTCGCGGGCGTGCTCACCATCGACGGCGACGACTACGTCTTCCGGCACGCGCTCGTGCGAGAGGCGATCCTCGACGACCTGCTCCCGGGTGAACGCGGCCGGTTCCATGCAAGGTACGCCGAGGCCTACGAGACGCTCACCGCGACCGGCACGCGCCGTCTCGCCGCCGAGATCTCCTTCCACTGGCTGGGCGCGCGCGACGCCGAGCGCGCGTTCCCCGCGACCGTGCAGGCGATGGCCGAGGCGCGCGCCGCCACCGCGTACGCGACCGCGGCGCAGCTCGGCGAGCGGGCGATCGAGCTGTGGGACGTGGTCGCCGACCCCGAGCGGGTCGCGGGCATGGACAAGATCGAGCTCATGGGCCGTACCGCCTCGCACCTGCGCAACGCGGGCGAGAGCGAGCGCTCGCTCGCGGTGATCAAGGCGGCCCTCGACGAATGCCCCGACGAGGGCCTCCAGGCCGCGAGGCTGCTGCGCGACCAGGCGCTGACCCTGTCGAGCGTCGGCCGATCGGGCAAGGCGGTCGCGCTGCTCCGCGAGGCGCTCGAGCGGCTCGGCGACGCCGACGACCCGATCTCGCGCGACCTGCGGGCGACCGTGCTGTCGGCGCTCGCGGGCCGATTGATGGTCGCCGGCTTCATCGATGAGGCGGCCGCGCCGGCGCGCGAGGCGCTGGAACTCGCAGTCGAACTCGGCGCCGCCCGGACTGCGTCGGTCGCGAAGAACATCCAGGCCGTCAGCCTCACGGTGACGGGAGACATCGAGGAGTCGATCGAGGCTTTCGAGGAGGCGAAACGCCTTGCCGAGGGCGACCCACCCGCGATGCTGCGCTACTGGGTCAACACCAGCGACAAGGAATACCTGCTCGGCCGCCACCGGTCGGCGGTGGATTTCGCTGAGCAGGGCCTCGCCCGCGCTCGCGCGCAGGGATTGGAGCGCAGCACGGGCGTGCTGCTGGCCGGGAATGCCGTCGACCCCCTGATCGCACTGGGCGAATGGGAGCGCGCCGACGCACTGATCGAGCGAGGACTCGCCCTCGACCCGCCGCCGCCGTTCCGCGTCTACCTGACCCTGGCGAGGGCCCGGGCGAAGCTCTGGCGGGGCGACCCGATGGGCGCGCTGGCCATGCTCACGCCGGTCCGTGAGCCGCTCGCGCACATGGTCGTGGACGACAACCAGACGAGGCTCGGGGCGAGCCGGCTCACGGCCGAACTGCTGCTCGAGACCGGCGACCTGGCCGGCGCGTGGCGCGCGTGCGGCGAGCTCTTCGCCGGGGGACCGCTCGCACCCGGTTACGACTGGCCGTTGGCGTGGACCGCGGCGCGCGTGCTCGCGATGATCGTGCGCAGCGACGAGTCCAGCCGGGAGGCGGCCGGGATGGACGGAGACGCGCTCGCCGAGGCTGTGGAGCGCCTGCGCGAGGTCGTCGATGGCTTCGTCGTGTGGCCGAACACACCGGTCTGGCGGGCGAAGATCGACGCCGAGCTCAGCGAGTTCGATGGACCGGAAGTCCGGGTCGAGGCGTGGCGCGAGGCCGTCCGCGCGGTCGACGCCCCCGAAGCGCACGTCTTCTCGCTGCCGTACGCGACCTACCGGCTCGGCGAAGCCGAACTGGCGGCGGGCGATCGGCAGGCCGCACGCGCGAGTCTGCAGGCCGCGCGCGACCTCGCGGAGGCGACGGGCGTGACGCTGGTCGCGCAACACGTGGATCGCGTGGCCAAGGCCGCGGGGCTCGCCGTGACCGGTGCCGCGACCGGCTCCGAGGCGGAGTCTGCGGATGCGCCTGCGCGCTCGGTCGACGCCGCGGCGGAGGCATCCGCCGATCCCGGCATCGCCGAGCTGACCGCCCGCGAACGTCAGGTGCTGGACCTGATCGCCGAGGGGCTCAGCAACCGGCAGATCGGCGAGCGGCTGTTCATCAGCGGCAAGACCGCGAGCGTGCACGTCTCGGCGATCCTGCGAAAGCTCGGTGCATCCACCCGCACCGAGGCCGCCGTGCGCGTGGGCGCGTTACGGTGACGGTATGACCCGCATCGACGACATCCCCTTCACCACCATGGACGGCGGCACCACCTCGCTCGGCGAGTTTGCGGGCAAGGCGGTGCTGGTCGTCAACGTCGCGTCGCGCTGCGGCCTGGCGCCCCAGTACGCCAAGCTCGAGGAGCTGCAGAAGCAGTACGCCGACCGCGGTTTCACCGTGATCGGATTCCCGTCGAACCAGTTCCTCCAGGAGCTCTCGTCGAACGAGGCGATCTCCGAGTACTGCTCGACGACGTGGGGCATCACGTTCCCGATCGTCGACCGGGTGCGCGTCAACGGCAAGAAGGAGCACCCGCTCTACACCGAGCTCAAGAAGACACCGGACGCCGAGGGCAAGGCGGGCAAGGTGAGCTGGAACTTCGAGAAGTTCCTCGTCGCGCCCGACCGCACGGTCACGCGGTTCCGCCCCCGCACCGAGCCCGACGACCCCGCCGTGGTCTCGGCGATCGAGGCGGCGCTCGCGGAGGCCGCCGCGTAGGTCGGACACCGCTCGCGTGCCCGACTCGAGGCGGATGCCTCGAGTCGGGCTCAGAGCGCGGGCTCAGCGGCAGATACCGCGCCTCAGCGACTGGCGCCGCGGAACTCGGGCGTCGTCCACACCTCGGCGAGGCGCACCACCGTCGCGGCGGCCGCCGACATCTCCTGCACCGACGCCCACTCGCGGACCGAGTGGAACTCGTGCCCGCCGGTGAACAGGTTCGGGGTCGGCAGGCCCATGGCGCTCAGCTGCGATCCGTCGGTGCCGCCGCGGATCGCGGTGCGCAGCGGTACCAGGCCCTCGGCCTCGATCGCGAGTTCGCCGGCGCGCGTGACCTCGGGGAATTCGTCGACGAACGTGCGCATGTTCGGGTATTGCGGCACGATCTCGACGGTGGCGTGCGCGCGCGGCTCCCGTGAGACGACCTCGTCGACCGTGCGGCGCAGCAGGTCGCCGTGCGCGGCGAGCAGCTCGTCGTCGAAGTCGCGGATGATCGCATGGATCGTCGCCCGTGCAGCCTTCGCCTGCACGTCGTAGACGTGGATGAAGCCTTCTCGCTCCGAGGTGCGTTCGGGCGTGAGCTCGGTAGGGAGCGCCGCGACCACCTCGGCCGCGAGGCGGGCCGCGTTGACGAGCTTGCCGGTCGCGAAGCCGGGGTGCACGTCGTGGCCGACGATCGTGACGGTCGCGCCCGCGGCCGAGAACGTCTCGTCCTGCAGCTCGCCGACCTCGGAACCGTCGACGGTGTACGCGCAGAGTGCGCCGAAGCCCTCGACGTCGAAGTGGTGGGCGCCGCGGCCGATCTCCTCGTCGGGCGTGAATGCGAGACGCAGCGTCGGTCGGGGCAGCTCGGGGTGCGCGACCAGGTGCGCGACCGCGGTCAGGATCGCGGCGACGCCCGACTTGTCGTCGGCGCCGAGCAGGGTGTCGCCCGAACTCGTGACGAGGTCGTGGCCGATGTGCTCCGCGAGGTCGGGCATCCGCTCGGGGTCGAGCACCGTGCCGCCGCGCGGCAGTTCGATGACGCCGCCGTCGTAGGCGCGGTGCACGATCGGCTCGACGCCGTCGCCGGGCGCATCGGGGCTGGTGTCCATGTGCGCGATGAGCCCGATCACGGGCACCGGGCCGTCGGCTTCGTCGATGGTGGCGGGCAGCGTGGCGTAGACGTAGCACTGCTCGTCGACGCGGGCGTCGGCCAGGCCGAGGGCGAGCAGGTCGTCGACGAGCACCCGCGCGAGGTCGAACTGGCGGGCCGAGCTCGGCACGGTCTCGCTGTCGCGATCCGACTGTGTTCCGACGCGCACGTAGCGGCCGAACCGTTCGAGCAACGCGGGCGCGAGCGCCTCGGCGAGCGGGGAGGTGAAGGGTGCGGGTGTTGCTGCGGCCATCCTCCAAGCGTGCCACAGGCGACGCTGCGCGACCTGGGCGCGGCCGCCGAGCGGGTACGGTTGAAAGGACCTGGAGGAGCCCATGAGACCCGGACCCCGCCGAAGCCTCACCCAGCGCGACATCGTCGCCGCGGCGTTCGAGATCCTCGAGCAGAAGGGCTTCGC from Agromyces sp. LHK192 includes these protein-coding regions:
- a CDS encoding AAA family ATPase — its product is MDVLPEPVVPGIDVGRAWHDGMVTTSMSSPEMVGRQADLSWLEGLLEEAREGAPRTVVLGGEAGIGKTRLLREFATGLATDVRVLFGQCVDLGEVAAPYAPVKAALRGLVAELGPEAVLEAVGPGRASILALLPELHAVAPEAPALPAGAAGTGQLHEAIAVLLETLSRDQVIVLVIEDLHWIDMASLSLLRFLMRALTSSRVLIVLTYRTEDIGRGHPVRGFLSEIERDRWVERRELSRLTKAQVRKLARRLIAESPTDHALDTIYRRSEGVPFFIEELVGIDGCRDGSMPDTLRDLLLARYERLSEPTQQVLRLISTGGVRISHDLLDRVHHGDADELERAAREAVLAGVLTIDGDDYVFRHALVREAILDDLLPGERGRFHARYAEAYETLTATGTRRLAAEISFHWLGARDAERAFPATVQAMAEARAATAYATAAQLGERAIELWDVVADPERVAGMDKIELMGRTASHLRNAGESERSLAVIKAALDECPDEGLQAARLLRDQALTLSSVGRSGKAVALLREALERLGDADDPISRDLRATVLSALAGRLMVAGFIDEAAAPAREALELAVELGAARTASVAKNIQAVSLTVTGDIEESIEAFEEAKRLAEGDPPAMLRYWVNTSDKEYLLGRHRSAVDFAEQGLARARAQGLERSTGVLLAGNAVDPLIALGEWERADALIERGLALDPPPPFRVYLTLARARAKLWRGDPMGALAMLTPVREPLAHMVVDDNQTRLGASRLTAELLLETGDLAGAWRACGELFAGGPLAPGYDWPLAWTAARVLAMIVRSDESSREAAGMDGDALAEAVERLREVVDGFVVWPNTPVWRAKIDAELSEFDGPEVRVEAWREAVRAVDAPEAHVFSLPYATYRLGEAELAAGDRQAARASLQAARDLAEATGVTLVAQHVDRVAKAAGLAVTGAATGSEAESADAPARSVDAAAEASADPGIAELTARERQVLDLIAEGLSNRQIGERLFISGKTASVHVSAILRKLGASTRTEAAVRVGALR
- a CDS encoding glutathione peroxidase, with amino-acid sequence MTRIDDIPFTTMDGGTTSLGEFAGKAVLVVNVASRCGLAPQYAKLEELQKQYADRGFTVIGFPSNQFLQELSSNEAISEYCSTTWGITFPIVDRVRVNGKKEHPLYTELKKTPDAEGKAGKVSWNFEKFLVAPDRTVTRFRPRTEPDDPAVVSAIEAALAEAAA
- the pepT gene encoding peptidase T produces the protein MAAATPAPFTSPLAEALAPALLERFGRYVRVGTQSDRDSETVPSSARQFDLARVLVDDLLALGLADARVDEQCYVYATLPATIDEADGPVPVIGLIAHMDTSPDAPGDGVEPIVHRAYDGGVIELPRGGTVLDPERMPDLAEHIGHDLVTSSGDTLLGADDKSGVAAILTAVAHLVAHPELPRPTLRLAFTPDEEIGRGAHHFDVEGFGALCAYTVDGSEVGELQDETFSAAGATVTIVGHDVHPGFATGKLVNAARLAAEVVAALPTELTPERTSEREGFIHVYDVQAKAARATIHAIIRDFDDELLAAHGDLLRRTVDEVVSREPRAHATVEIVPQYPNMRTFVDEFPEVTRAGELAIEAEGLVPLRTAIRGGTDGSQLSAMGLPTPNLFTGGHEFHSVREWASVQEMSAAAATVVRLAEVWTTPEFRGASR